In the genome of Pelodiscus sinensis isolate JC-2024 chromosome 3, ASM4963464v1, whole genome shotgun sequence, one region contains:
- the SLC30A10 gene encoding calcium/manganese antiporter SLC30A10, whose translation MGRYTGKTCRLIFMLVLTAGFFVAELVSGYLGNSIALVSDSFNMLSDLISLCVGIATGRIARRARRGPGATFGYGRAEAVGALSNAVFLTALCFTILVEAVLRLARPERIDGPELVLIVGALGLAVNLVGLLIFQDWGCCCRSPQPRADTPEQLQVVPGPGLEQVAAVEYREAAKAGDPLNTQNMPDEQTVQKKEKKSEALNIRGVLLHVMGDALGSVVVVVAAAIFYALPLDPNAQCNWQCYIDPSLTIVMVVIILSSAFPLIKETATILLQMVPKGVNVQVLTERLADVPGVRSLHEFHVWELAGGKNIATLHVKCQTTSDYQDASHKMREIFHEAGIHSVTIQPEYIDHKASGLMCSSPCISKTCASQLCCPQQEVPFTHDTGCLEKNGLPPTLPKGNSFSKNVVEIPIEHTWAGDGIKNRDNCKKSDNSYLHSTQF comes from the exons ATGGGGCGCTACACGGGCAAGACCTGCCGCCTGATCTTCATGCTGGTGCTGACCGCCGGCTTCTTCGTGGCCGAGCTGGTCTCCGGCTACCTGGGCAACTCCATCGCGCTGGTGTCGGACTCGTTCAACATGCTCTCGGACCTCATCTCGCTCTGCGTGGGCATCGCCACCGGGCGCATCGCCCGCCGCGCCCGCCGCGGGCCCGGCGCCACCTTCGGCTACGGCCGGGCCGAGGCGGTGGGGGCGCTGAGCAACGCCGTCTTCCTCACCGCCCTCTGCTTCACCATCCTGGTGGAGGCGGTGCTGCGCCTGGCCCGGCCCGAGCGCATCGACGGCCCCGAGCTGGTGCTCATCGTCGgggcgctgggcctggccgtCAACCTAGTGGGGCTGCTCATCTTCCaggactggggctgctgctgcaggtccCCGCAGCCCCGCGCTGACACCCCCGAGCAGCTGCAGGTGGTACCCGGCCCCGGGCTGGAGCAGGTGGCCGCGGTGGAGTATCGGGAGGCGGCTAAAGCAG GTGATCCCCTAAACACCCAGAATATGCCTGATGAGCAGACAGtacagaaaaaagagaaaaagtctGAAGCTTTGAACATCAGAG GTGTTCTTTTACATGTCATGGGAGATGCTCTTGGATCTGTGGTTGTGGTAGTTGCAGCTGCAATATTTTATGCACTTCCCTTGGATCCTAATGCTCAATGCAACTGGCAGTGTTACATTGATCCAAGCCTGACAATAGTGATGGTGGTCATCATTTTGTCGTCTGCCTTCCCGCTTATCAAAGAGACAGCAACCATTTTGCTGCAGATGGTTCCCAAAGGTGTTAATGTGCAAGTACTGA CGGAAAGACTAGCTGATGTGCCAGGGGTTAGAAGCCTTCATGAGTTTCATGTCTGGGAACTGGCAGGTGGGAAGAATATTGCAACCCTTCATGTCAAGTGCCAGACCACTTCTGATTACCAAGATGCCTCTCATAAAATGCGGGAGATTTTCCATGAAGCAGGAATCCATTCGGTAACCATCCAACCGGAGTACATTGACCACAAGGCCTCTGGCCTAATGTGCAGCTCACCATGTATCTCAAAAACTTGTGCTTCTCAGTTGTGTTGTCCTCAGCAGGAAGTTCCATTTACTCATGATACTGGTTGTCTTGAGAAAAATGGCCTTCCTCCAACACTGCCTAAAGGCAATAGTTTCAGTAAAAATGTTGTTGAAATTCCTATTGAGCATACCTGGGCAGGAGATGGAATTAAAAATAGAGACAATTGTAAAAAATCAGACAATTCATATCTACACAGTACACAGTTTTAA